A window of Eubacteriaceae bacterium ES3 contains these coding sequences:
- a CDS encoding fumarylacetoacetate hydrolase family protein, giving the protein MKFITYQFKQFNEGGILNSDDSKVIPFKTIGKYLNINMPEKMSDFISIASDELITRLKSIKDDPSVPGISISQIRLLAPIPRPSRNIFCLGKNYAEHAREIKNIPTLVDLPENPIYFSKLPTTVTGPDTVVLSHPNVTKQIDYEVELAVIIGKEGSNIPISLAEEYIFGYTIANDITARDLQKKHSQWYKGKSLDTFCPLGPAIIHKSALPFPIKLDITSRVNGECRQFSNTSQMIFDIPTIINNLSQGVTLLPGDIILTGTPAGVGFAMNPPQFLKRGDQIEAEIESIGILHNTIE; this is encoded by the coding sequence ATGAAATTTATAACTTATCAATTTAAACAATTTAATGAAGGTGGTATTTTAAATTCTGATGATTCGAAGGTAATTCCCTTTAAAACAATAGGAAAATATTTAAATATCAATATGCCAGAGAAAATGTCTGATTTTATATCTATTGCTAGCGATGAATTGATAACCAGGTTAAAAAGTATTAAGGATGATCCGTCAGTTCCTGGCATTTCAATCAGTCAGATTCGGTTGTTAGCACCTATTCCTAGACCTTCGAGAAACATATTTTGTCTTGGAAAAAACTACGCCGAACATGCCAGAGAAATTAAAAATATACCCACTTTAGTCGATCTTCCTGAAAACCCTATTTACTTTTCTAAATTGCCAACAACTGTAACAGGTCCAGATACTGTAGTTTTATCACATCCCAATGTAACTAAACAAATTGATTACGAAGTTGAGCTAGCTGTCATAATCGGAAAAGAAGGTTCTAATATTCCAATCTCACTTGCTGAAGAATATATTTTTGGCTACACAATTGCTAATGATATAACTGCAAGAGATTTACAAAAAAAACATTCTCAATGGTATAAAGGAAAAAGTCTTGATACATTTTGTCCTCTGGGACCAGCTATTATCCATAAGTCAGCTCTTCCATTTCCTATTAAACTTGATATTACCAGTCGGGTAAATGGAGAATGCCGACAATTTTCCAACACCAGTCAGATGATATTTGATATTCCGACAATTATTAATAATTTATCCCAAGGTGTCACGCTTTTACCGGGGGACATTATTTTAACAGGAACACCTGCTGGAGTCGGATTTGCTATGAATCCTCCACAATTTTTAAAGCGCGGAGATCAGATTGAAGCTGAAATTGAATCAATAGGCATTCTTCATAACACTATTGAATAA